Part of the Paroedura picta isolate Pp20150507F chromosome 3, Ppicta_v3.0, whole genome shotgun sequence genome is shown below.
tagaagaaccaactcttcttcttctttcttctttcttctttcttctttcttctttcttctttcttcttcttcttcttcttcttcttcttcttcttcttctttttcacaaTTCTGGAaggtctgtaagacagagctgttctgccaggcctatggctgagaacAGGAAATCAACATCAGCAATATGCTGGTCTCCCTATCTGAGAACCCTATATCTGAGAACATCACCCCACTAATAATTCCCGGTTTGTCTCCATGACAACACACTCCTTAAACTGGAGaggattggccctcagtgtgTGGGGGTCCCGCCAATAAAAAAAAGGGCATCTGCAGATGGCCTTTGTCTTATTGGTGGGACACCCCCAACCAGGGATAGTGGTGGCTTTtaattcccctcctcctccttctggctACATCTTCTGGCTCAGGCCTCCACATGTAGTCTGTAATTAGTACGaaactctccttcctcccctcccctcccgcccgggTTTCCACACCTTCTCTTTACATAAGAGCATTCTGGCACAGTTCCAGCATCCTTAATTTGTTGATACCTGTGTGCCTCATTAGATACTCTCTTATTCCTCTCACGCGCACACCTGGAATGATTATCCTACAGGTGAGTATTGGCAGACAGTTTATGATCCATGCTGGGGATTCTTCGATCACAGTTTGAaaaatgaaacggcctgtgttgTAATGGCGTCAAATCACCAGCCCAGCTATACTTTGAGCagttttggtttccctttaaaAGGATATCCTAGCACGGGGGGGAAATAGATAACAGAGCAAATAAAAGGATCTCCAAACTGCTTTGTTTTTCATACCCACAAAAAGCTGCATGAAATTTAGGAATGCAAAGACAAAACAGTGCGGAAAGAATGTATTATTTCcacttcaacaacaacaaaaagaaagcttATGGGCAGGAGAATCAGGACAGGCAAAAGAAAATAGTTCtttgcacagagagtgattaaaatggggCATTTTCTGCACGAGGATTTAGTGATGGATAGCCAAGGGATGACACTGCTTTAAAAGGGCATCAGGTAGGTTCGTGGTGGACAACTCtgccagtggctactagccatggtgactgaggggagcctccttGTTTGGAGGCaggcagcctctgaatcccagagccaggagtctttttgagaaagggcggaATAAGAGTTGCACCGTAAATAAATCaaggaaaggcctcggcctctgtgggGTCTTGCTGGGCCTCCCAAGGAACTgcctggccagtgtgtgagacagaacACTGatctaggtggaccactggtttgatctaaTTTCTTCTTATACTCTTCTTATTTCCTTAAGTTCCTAGGAAAGAAATTTGCAGTCCCCAAATCCAGGGAGGAACGTAGAGTAGGGAAGCTTCAAAAATATGCCTTTATTTGACGTATCCAATAAAGTGAGGTCCGGCTCATGAAAGCTGATCAGcactattcatttttatgaaGCCACAGGATTCCTCACTTATTTCTGACTCCAAGATCAACAGCATCTGGAAGTATGGTTTCCATGTCTGTCGACACTGCTGGTGGGGGGATGGGTGGCACTTTCCGGGGACGGGGAGGAATGATGCAGCATGCCTGGAAGTGACGTTGGTATATTGAGCATGTTGGGTGGGATGCCCTGGTTTGGCCAAAAACCAAAGTGTTTGGCCAAAAACCACTCTCCCGACAATCCAGACGTGCCAACTGTCCGGGCCAAGGTCAGGAGGCCGACGGCCCGGACAAGAACACACTCCCCTGGGCTAAACCTAAAGCTgaaactctagagcagtggtccccaacctttttatcaccggggaccactcaacgtttgacaattttactgaggcccggggggggggggagtagtttactcctctactctcaaccattgccctaacgctctctgattgctatggtaatgtttaaacatcccttcaaaataagatctAGACATGCCAcaataatgaacataaggaacattttattttcatggacattttaactcatgacaatgacaaatcaatgggaaccctgagcttgtttctctgcaatgagagacaatgacacccgaagtgtgttgtaaagggctggggggggggaggcgtccttcggggcccacctccaattagttgaaggaccacatgtggtccgcagcccacaggttggggatcgctactctagaggacACGAGGAGAAAGGGGGCGGCAAACGGAGACAAACCCCAGACGCGGCCGATGGACGTGCGGCATGGAAGAGCATCCGGCGAAACGGATAGACCACAAATAGCGGGTCTAGAAATCAAAGAgtcagggaaggaggagagaagaggcTGCGAACTGGGGCGGGCAGTTAGAGGATCCCAGCCACGGAACCCCAAGGGAGCGTAGAGAAGGAGGTAGTTCAGAGAGAAaaggagcaagggggggggggtaggagacaAGGGCGGAGAGCAGCCCTGAACTTACCTTCAGCAACGGATGGAACCGACAAACAGCGGTAGTTTGGGTGATAAGCCTCAACAAGCCCCATTaactggagagaggggagggaacccTCAAGTTAGCAACAACCCCTCGGCTCCAATTCTTAGGGCAAGAGAGGCCGACGGAGCGAGGATAGACCtgttgagaaagaaagagaagaattaCTTACCCGTGCAGGTTAGAGAGAAAGCAAACAGCATCATGGGAGAGTTAGCAAGGAAACAGGAAGTAGGAACGGAGGTataagaggagaggggaggggcaaagAGGGGGAtataaggaagggaggaaacacgCGAGGGTCGGTGGGTGAAACAAGGAAATTGTATGtggtggaggagcacggaataaACGGAGATTGCAAAGACTCTCAACCTTTGAGCTTTCACTTCATTGGACTATAGCGAGTTCAAGCGCACCTCAGCTCAATGGCAGAAGGAGTGGGCGGTAAAAGGGGCGGGGCTCCAAGACCTACACCAACCTCACTTCCCAGTGACATCGGCACACTGTGTTAATTTGCAGCGttctgttttgggaggggtgtgggAAGAGTTGGGGAGCTGAGGTGTGTTCTGAAAGCAGGAAACCCCCACTTGGACCAGGGGACCCGGCAGTTCTATGCATAAAGGAAAGAGGATGACATTTCTCCAGTTGGGCGCATGTTAGATTCTTTTGAGGGCTGATCAGCATTGGCCCCTCATGGCGGAGGGTTCATCATGACTTCTATTaaatgtctttctgtctttctgcttcTCTCCTGCAGCTCAAGGCCTGGTGTGCAAAGTCTGCAAATTCAGAGTGGGTGCCCTTTGTTTTTCATCGGATGACCCTTGCGTAGCCAAGGAGGGACAGCATTGTGAAAACACACAAGTTTATTTAGGTAAGGGACAGAGTTTTTCTTTCATGCTGGAACACACCTCAATGTATGGTGctaccttatattgaatcagagaTTTTGCCTGGCTCAGACGACATTTTCTGAGCACAGAGATGCCAGATGGCAACTTTTATTTCTATGGGGTGATGTGGGATGCCTCTGGGGGCCAATCTAGGCTGTCCTTCTAACCATTAAGATAGCTGGGTgattactttcaaggccatacgcggtcagggcccagtgtaccggagggaccgcctccccgcctatgcccccaaaagagttctacgctctactgcctccaatcagctaaggatccctggccctaaagaagtccgtctggtctcgaccagggccagagcattctctgttctggcccctacctggtggaacgagctcccagaggagatcagggccctgacggagcttaaacagttccacagggcctgcaaaaaggagctcctccaccaggcatttggccaagaccagatgtaatctacagcgaccaagggcccctgctccccctcaccccccctctcagaattcaatcaataagccacccccctcagaatcccatcaacaagtcCTGGagctgtttgtattatgattgtttactgttatactgtgttgtgtttggttgcaattgttggttatcgatgtacatgttctacagactgttttatgtatgattctctgttataatgtaaaccgccctgaacctccggggagggcagtatagaagtatgatagatagatagatagatagatagatagatagatagatagatagatagatagatagatagatagatagatagatagatagatagatagatagatagatagatagatagatagatagatagatagatagatagatagatagatagatagatagatagatagatagatagatcttcCTCATGTGAATCGGGAACCAGTTTGCGCCATTAATTTCTGGATGGGAAGCGGACAGTTATTCTGTATGGAGGAATGGCATGCTAGGCCTTCCTTTGAGACCAGAGTGAAGTGGTTTTCCTGTTCTCCCCCAGCATAGGGCGGCGCTTCCATTAGCTCacacttttccttttctctctctctttctcttcctaggAAAACTAATACTCTTCACCAGACAGGACTGCAACAAACAAAGGGAGCTGTGCAATATAACTGAGCAGAGGGACAACGTCTTTGACATGAACTACAACCGGACTTGTTGTAACCACGAGAACTTCTGCAACGGAGGAATCGTCAGCAATCCCAGCTTCCCGCTCATAGCTGGACTCAGCCTGGTACTGGGCAGCTGGCTGGCACACTAGCAATGAAGGTCAACAATGGAGCCCATCATTCCCACTCAGGCGGTAACCCTTGGACTATCCGGGCAAGattcccacccctccttcccttccgGAGGGTCCTCGTCTCAATGGTAGCACTATTGCAGACAACAGGACTTTGGACTTCCATGTCAAACACAGCCTACCAGCCATGCCTGGGGGCCCGACCAGATCGATCTCCTTTGACTTGCTAAATATTAAACCACAATTGGGGCAAGACTTCTCTTTTTTTAGGGGGACAATTGTGTctgattttcaaaataaataggtTAAAATGACAAGTCTGACGTTTGTATATACATCAAAACCCTTCTGTGCATTTTCCAGAGTCTCTACATATTAGCAACATGAGCGTACCAGGTGTTCAAAATTCAAATGAGGGACAGGAAGGCTCTGCCCTCCACATAGcccaccttctctccctctcctgcacCAATGATAAGAGAAGCCAATGGAATAAATGTACATGGATTTTAAAGCAGACAGAGGCAATTCGTGTTCCTAAGtcagccttttgcaacctttttaccattgagaaaccttcaggcttcaaggaaccccagatgtggcacaatcctgcagaatatagttgggaagcatagctatgcacACGCctacccaggcccctccccttccctccctctccagtcccatcattggccattttgggaggggagaacaggtcaacatgatcatatatggtcatatcacccaataaatgtttcacaaattttagaaatatattaaatatgaattaactcccacccatttggaaaacccttccagggccataaagaacTCCCTGGGTTACCCAAAACCCtagtaaaggaaaaggtatcccctgtgcaagcactgggtcatgtctgacctttggggtgacgccctctagcattttcatggcagactcaatatggggtggtttgccattcccttcctcacaaAACCCTAGTGGAGAAAACCAACTCTAAGATCACATGAAATGTGAtctcatcaaacagtcagtccttgagcagctggaacagagagctgtgatttctaagactcagcatgggttttgtaAGAACATGTTAGACCAATctcatctcttttttcaagaaagtgactaccttgctggatcaggaggatgctgtggacatagtttatctggatttcggtaaagcttttgataaagttccacctgacattcttgttgacaagctggtaaaatgcagttttggatcgtaattctgtcaggtggatcaataactggttgactgattgtacccaaagggtacatattaatggttcagcatcctcttggagaagaatgacaagtggagtgccccaaggatcagtcttggggcctgtgttgtttaacatatttataaatgatgtcGATGAGGGATTAGatggaatacttattaaatttgcagatgatactaaactgggaggggtagcaaacacgacagaagaatacaagatgatcttgataagctcaAGAACTGGTCAAAATGTTCCAGTGCCTAAACCACTCTAACAAGCTGTAACAAAGTACAGAAACATGTTCAGTATGCACAATTACTCTCAAATTTGTGTGAGCTCAATCCAGCGTGGCTTAATTGGAATTCTGTACATGAACTCTGCACCCTTCCTGAATTCTCCCACTTTTTCACCATGCAATCTGCAGTGTATATTCTGCGTTCCATTACAAAAATCAGATTTTTGTCACAGCTTCAAACTAAAAGTGGGCGGACCACCGTGGTTTGCACTTTTCTCCTGATAGGTTAATTTCACAGTCACGTTTTTCCACTAGCAAAAGGAGTTCTTTAAACTGTTGTAATTCTtctctgatagccatcttcacaGGGTACAAtggctgtttcccccctcccccatttgtgtACAAGCATAACGTTCATAGAAAGGAATAAGATTTGTTCATACTTTTTTTGAACAAGGGGACAAAGTCTGGCATTAATGCATGCTCTTCCAAGACAGCTTGAGAAATGTCAGAGTGATATGAAacagggatttgggggagggttgggaaggtttaaaggtaaaggtaaaggtatcccctgtgcaagcaccgagtcatgtctgacccttggggtgacgccctctagcgttttcatggcagactcaatacggggtggtttgccagtgccttccccagtcattaccgtttaccccccagcaagctgggtactcattttaccgacctcggaaggatggaaggctgagtcaaccttgagccggctgctgggattgaactcccaaccttatgggcagaaagcttcagacagcatatcgctgccttaccactctgcgccacaagaggctcaataaaaTGGGAAGGTTTACAAGATGCTAAAGACTGCCATTGTGCTGTTAGCACTGCAGGTTGCCCACACTACTCAGCAGAGAACTCGTGTGTGAGCGCATGTGCGTTTCCATGCACTTGTGCAtacctgaatgaatgaattctccCTTGCATTCCACCTCCGaagccagggctgattctgcacatgttggatactgtcctgttcttcacaggaaaattcagcagcaaaagcacactaaaagtgcattatgcaacaagtgcagaatcagcccagcatAGGACTGTGTCTCAAAATTAGTAAttggcttctctcctttctcagcATCCCCAAAGTCTCTGGGGGCTATGCACATGATTCCCAGCTCTGGCCAGGCGTCGTCAGGGTAACTAACAGGGTCAGGATGCTGCTTGAGATAGTTAGTTGGCTGCTAGGCTAAGGAATGAAAAGTATAGGATGCGATGTCAGATTTGGGAATTGACACcgcccctcaacatttccagtaCTATATGCTGTAAGTACTGTAAGTACACATTTGTGAAATGATTAAAAGCTCTCTTTTAGCAAACAGAGCTTACAAACTATTATGCTTGTGTCAGGTGGCTgttggttccctctccccccgcccccatcaatGAAGATTGTACAGTTCCCCAACATGTTCGATCTTCTTAATGTCTCACTTCTTTTGACAGGAGACCTTatggccatttccgcacagaagGGTCAAACTGTGTGATGCCTCCTCCCTGCAATAGCAGGATATTAAATCATGCtgttcctcccctccacactttaacGCCTTCCTGCCGCAGCATCGTGCCTTTGCCCCTTCTAACATGCTgcacaaaaagcaaaagagagagcaacgTGCTCTTTCACTCGccgctccttggcctgtcaatcaatggaggcaaccaatcaggggtttgttggtctagctttttttaaaaaatgaaacttaCATGTGGCAATGCACTTCTTAAGTGGGgcgctgcctccatgctgcccatgCCGCTTCTGTGCCACGCCGCGCCATCTCCACGCCACCCGTTCCGCCTCCATGCCGCCCATGCCATCACCACACTGCCAGAGCTCCTGCCACGGAAAATTCAATTAAGAAAACAATAAAGTAGAACAGCTGAGCATCATCAGAACGCCTAGAAAGATAGCTGGTGACATTTTTATATTGATGCCTGAAGGGAATTCTGCTGACATATGTTCAGAACCTGGTGGGATTTGTTCTTGGTAATCTTTGTACAATCTTGGTgttaattatatattattatctGCGTTTGATTAAATCACACATTATATTTTGCCCccatttttttattaaaaaaaataactcacAGTAGTTCTCCTTAGactctgacttggatggcccaagctagccagaTTTTGTTAGATATCAGAAGCTAATTCTTGGAGTGGGGACCACTTCAGACGTATAGGTTGGAGGGGGGAGCccgaggagggcaaggtttggggaatggggaggggggcttcaatggggtataatgtcatagagtccatcttccagagtggccattttcttcaggtgaactaatCTCTATGGCATGGAAATCGGTTATAATGCCAGGAAATCGCCAGCCACTACCTTAAGGTTCACAACCATCCATTTGATGTAAATAATTAATTTCacaagagttcccccccccccgtgcaggagaagaagagttggtttttaggctACAAGACAGAAATAAGAGCTACCTGACAAAGACTCATGGCTAGAGAAGAGTAGGCACAgatgacaaaactcacaaactaaCCAACagaagaccaccagaagaatttTATAAATGCTCAGACTTCTTTCTAGAATGTGTTGATAATTAGTACACTAATTAATGTAAGATTAATGTCTCaacatttcctttcttgtttatctttctgtaagttaataaaacattttaatcgcaggagttgttttttataccccacatttctctaTCCTAAGGCAACTTGAAGCGGCCTACAAtggcctttccctttctctccccacaacaggtacctcgTGAGGTAAGTGGAGGTGAGAGAGCCCAAATCTAACCAGTAagcctcatgtggaggaggcgtggggaatcaaacccggctgtccagattagaattcattgctcttaaccactataccacactgactctctgTGGGATGCAATAAAAATTGGACCAAACTCaagaccttctgtgtgcaaagcagatgctctgccactgagccctgaCCTCAACTTGCACCCCGTGCAAAATGCCCCCTAAAAATCCCTCCAAGATTAAGTACAGTGAAGAAATCAGAGCTAACTCATGGGAAGTTGTATTCTAGGGCAGGGGGagctctgcaggagctctggaagggtccacagcctttctcctcctgcctaaatggactgggccacaagctagggaactggctgcctacaTTTGGAGGTCTTGGAGGTAGGCCATGGGTTTAAAAATTAAAGGACGTGTCAGGTATGGTCTGggaggtctgggctgtcttctcagctcctgccattctttctggGCTACATGACACAAAGCCTCTGTCGTAATAGTAAAGATGGGGGAGAGGGTGTGATAAGGGTGAAGAGTACAGatggttatgtcacttccagggggcgtggcagggaggcgtgaccagctgacatcacttccaggggtcctcgaagcctaaaatatataaaatatatatagtttaggggctcctccatggtcaaaaggttggaaaagactgTTTGTTGTATGGAGATGTTTGTAAGCGAAATATTTGGAACATTAAACAAAACACATTTGCTTATTCAGTGAACAATTTATAGACAGgagtctttgcttgaagactcactggcagtcttcaagcaaaggttggatacacatttttcttggatgcttttggatgctttgggctgatcctgcattgagcagggggttggactagatggcctgtatggccccttccaactctatggttctatgattctatgaaatcgaattcagtgtagatggcagggatttagtTGATCTGGGAGTGGGCAAAAAGcctcgtgcagactacaccctggatctTACACTCTGCTTTCAGACTTTCCTTTGGATTTGGATATTTTAATAAGCCCTAGCCCTTGCTGTGTTATACCTGCATGGGGACAGCAGGGTGTACATCTGTACACTGGAACGCTTGAATAAGAATGTCCTTAGACCTACACGAGTGGCAGTCAGGTTCTAAAGTTTCTTTAGAACTGATCAGAACCCCACCGGACCTGCTGCAGCTTCACTAGCTGGGGAAGTCTGGCTGTGAGTGACCCACAGCTGCCAATGAGGATTGATAGTTCCTGTGTTAGAGTCTCACATCTTCCCACCATGGAATTTGCTTACTAACTCTCTGGCACTTTGACGCTAGGGCCATCGTCTGCATGCCTCCTTTTCATCCCTCCAAAGGCAAGGTGTGTCTCTCCTCCCCGGTCCCATCATTGGCTGCCCCGGGACCTGGATGAACATAAATGCTTCATTCTTCACAGGTGACATCTCAAGGCTGCTTGGAAGAGTCCTTGTTCCAAAGCCAAGTCAGCTTCATCTGCCTTCATAGGCGCTCAATTACATTCATAAAGACGTCCGCTTTTGGTTATTCAAGATGAACAAGTTTCTTCTCCTGGGCTTTGCGGCTTTGTTCTTCTGCACGGTCGGTAAGTTAAAAAAATgcagagaaatatatatatacacagaggTTTATATGAATGTTTACTTGAAGAGCTAGCGTAAGAACCTGGACATGATAATTCTCTTCACACAGTCATATTAGTCATTTGGCTGTCAGAAATGCTgtactagggatgccatcctccaggtgggacctggggatcccccagaatgacagctcctctccagactgcagaggtcagctcccctggagaaaaagggctgcttgggaggagggagggtctctgtggccttgtgccccatgAAGGTTCAGgaatgccaaactccaggtggggagctcctggaattacagctcctcttcagactacagagatcaggatTTGTGAGGAATCTACGATTCTAGATTCAAGGGGGCAGCCGCGTTTGTCGGAAGTAGCAAAAAAGAAAGTTGGAGTCCAATGGGACCTCGaaaaccaacaaggttttattcaaggtgtgaactttcgtgtgcaCAGCACATTTGGGCAGACAATATATTCTTAGGCAAATTAAAACCTTTAAAGTCTTctgaaagggtgtaactctgcggAGGATTGTCCTCTGTGTGAATGTATCAGCAACCACTCATGTCCTGTTGgcagcacgcctggcctcaacttggTGGAATAACTGATACTGCTATTAGCTATAGAtgctgttttatatgttttaatatgttgttAAGTGTTTTGTCCTAGCTTTCTTACTGCTTCTATCATATAcaccaccttgagccagctagcttgggaggagggcagtatatactgaatgatgatgatgatgatgatgatgatgatgatgatgatgatgatgatgattctgtgaaggcaaaggggtagcaggttacagtagatgagcgaatgggatgtgagtgtcctgcatagtatagggggttggactagatgacccatgaggtaccttccaactctattattctattattattattattattattattattattattattattattattattattactattactattactattactattattattattaagcttTGTTATATTAAAACTGGAGCTGGTCATGAAACCCCAAAGACTAATAGGCCCTAAAATGATGCATACAATAGATTTGGGTGgatgcattagaatcatagaatcatagagttggaaggggccagacaggccatctgggccaaccccctgttcaatgcacgATCAGCCAAACACATCAAACTCAATGGACAATGAGAGCAGCAAGCAAGTGCTTTCTACCCATTTTTGGGCCAATGCATTCTTGCTTTGCTCCGTCTTGCAGGGGTTATTTGGACTGGGTTCCTGCTTCCTAACACCTTGCCAGGTCTTGCCGGGTCTTCCCTGATTGTGTCACACAAgacacttctctgacagctggaTCCAACAGAGAGGGGATGACTGCAGTTGTGGCAAAGGTGGCTCAGATGCCAAGGCCACCAAATGTAATTTCACAGCCACACCCACACTGGGTGGATTTTATAGCAGAAAAGAAGCAGCGCCAGAATAATGTATGTTGTTTGAGAGGCTGCTCCTTTGAAGTGTGAATTCTTGGGTGTTTTGGGCTTGGGCAGAGTTCTCATGGCACGTTGGAAGGATGAGGAGAGAGTCTCAGCTCTTCCATGGGAGTTGCTGCAGCTTCAATTGAATCTGAGGGAGGATGTGAGTGTATGAAGCGAAGGGATGCCCTGAGTTCCTGAGGCGTGAGGCATTCTGCTGTGACTCTAACAAAGAATGTCCTGTCTGCAGAGAGGGTGGCCAGAAGGCGTAGAGAAGAATGCCccgtccctttaatagaggcttaacatgtggaaatgggcagctgaggcTGTTCATCTATAATATAactgattttgcacttactttgttttttccattgtggatcctgctgaattcagatcaatttgaactcggttcttcctctattcccccccccccaattgaaagagaaagtgttctgcacttgattggggaagctcagagtggagaggggagccaagcacagcagtagtctctttctttctttttttgaatggggaggggaggattggagacagcagaggagtgggactaaatccaagaggaaaatctctgctgagaaaagttagcaCTTGtgaagcacagtcactttaagacaagccttgcaactggaaaccaggaagtctttgaattgacacaccggccagtcagggaagacagCTTTGATCCCGGCACAGAGATGGAAATTAATTCgtaaaaagcaaaaatctgcacacttactgatggcgatttttcaaacaTCAAGGCTTATaaccacttctggatatcgcaggggaaaggtagggtcactccggatcaatcatgcaagTTGCACAGGGAAAATTTACCCCCTCAAATTACTCTTTAATTTTACTGCTCACAGTGTGTTCTAGGAATTGTGAAcagtcaacagtaaaaaagtgggtgggaagggaacaaAATATACTTGAGTGGCACTTCCACAGGCTGAAAGGAGATTAGAACCCACATTTCTTCAGTTCTACTCTGACACCTTAACCATGACCCcaaaatcatgccacttctgcagtttctcaaaggttgaaaaatgtttcaggcacTTTTTAAGagtaaaaaa
Proteins encoded:
- the LOC143834426 gene encoding lymphocyte antigen 6 complex locus protein G6c-like; translation: MNKFLLLGFAALFFCTVAQGLVCKVCKFRVGALCFSSDDPCVAKEGQHCENTQVYLGKLILFTRQDCNKQRELCNITEQRDNVFDMNYNRTCCNHENFCNGGIVSNPSFPLIAGLSLVLGSWLAH